Proteins encoded by one window of Macaca fascicularis isolate 582-1 chromosome 10, T2T-MFA8v1.1:
- the LHFPL7 gene encoding LHFPL tetraspan subfamily member 7 protein, whose product MFSSVWVALGLSLTCTSALSLISPAWFQTPTFSFGILTYCSWPQGNSWNQSCATFSSLEDIPDFAWKVSAVMLLGGWLLLAFNAIFLLSWAVAPKGLCPRRNSVPMPGVQAVAATAMIMGLLVFPIGLASPFVKEVCEASSMYHGGKCRLGWGYTTAILNVVLASLLPIISWPHRTKVQGRTIIFSRATERIILVPEMNK is encoded by the exons ATGTTCAGCAGCGTGTGGGTAGCTCTGGGGCTCTCTCTGACCTGCACCTCAGCCCTCAGCCTCATCTCCCCTGCCTGGTTCCAGACCCCAACCTTCTCCTTTGGCATCCTCACCTactgctcctggcctcagggCAACAGCTGGAACCAGAGCTGCGCAACCTTCAGTTCCCTGGAGGATATTCCTGACTTTGCCTGGAAG GTCTCAGCTGTGATGCTCCTCGGAGGCTGGCTCCTGCTGGCCTTCAATGCAATTTTCCTCCTGTCCTGGGCTGTGGCCCCCAAAGGGCTGTGCCCAAGAAGAAACAGTGTTCCAATGCCGGGGGTGCAGGCAGTGGCAG CTACCGCCATGATTATGGGTCTGCTGGTTTTTCCAATCGGCCTTGCCTCCCCATTCGTCAAGGAAGTCTGCGAAGCCTCCTCCATGTATCACGGTGGGAAGTGCCGTCTGGGTTGGGGTTACACGACCGCTATCCTCAATGTAGTCCTGGCCAGCCTCCTGCCCATCATTAGCTGGCCCCACAGGACCAAGGTCCAAGGGAGGACCATCATCTTCTCCAGGGCCACCGAGAGAATCATCCTTGTGccagaaatgaacaaataa